One genomic region from Methanocaldococcus fervens AG86 encodes:
- a CDS encoding FprA family A-type flavoprotein translates to MVLKIKDDIYCMSFIEWEVKEYMSLDINKGTTYNSYLILDKENVLIDPPRIKHLDELKLYLKDIADLKIDYIIPNPSGLDHNECLEKLVEITGAKVVTTKIGKYCLDTQFDTKDWEFIIINNGDEITIGNKTLRFITDDKFRYLLTYCVENKILFSNELFGQHTVYKEKVDLEVGHKIMLEAKEFFANILLPNKDNILKMLKILKDLNLEYICPSHGIIWHKMIDEILLKYRNWSSGVYKNTAVIAYATIYYSTEKIARALGEGLAEGGVNVTYHRLDASTLNIVVRDILDAKYVIIGSPTINTNVHPKVGMLLTYIEGLKPYNKKIGVAFGSYGWEEYATKKINEFFEKLGFKVISGKILTRRFAPGENDLRKIKEFGKKLAKIKLDKFL, encoded by the coding sequence ATGGTATTAAAAATAAAAGATGACATTTACTGCATGAGTTTCATAGAATGGGAAGTTAAGGAATACATGAGTTTAGATATTAACAAAGGAACCACATACAACTCATACCTCATCTTAGACAAAGAGAATGTCTTAATAGACCCTCCAAGAATAAAACATCTTGATGAACTAAAACTATACTTAAAAGATATAGCTGACTTAAAAATAGATTATATTATTCCAAACCCTTCTGGTTTAGACCACAATGAGTGCCTGGAAAAGCTCGTTGAAATTACTGGCGCAAAAGTTGTTACCACAAAAATCGGAAAATATTGTTTAGATACCCAATTTGATACGAAAGATTGGGAATTCATCATTATAAATAATGGGGATGAAATAACCATTGGAAACAAAACATTAAGATTCATAACTGATGACAAATTTAGGTATTTACTAACATACTGTGTAGAAAACAAAATTCTGTTTTCTAATGAATTATTTGGGCAACATACAGTATATAAAGAAAAAGTAGATTTAGAAGTGGGGCATAAAATTATGCTTGAAGCTAAAGAATTTTTTGCAAACATCTTACTACCAAATAAAGACAATATTTTAAAAATGCTAAAGATTTTAAAAGACCTAAATTTAGAATATATATGCCCTTCACACGGGATTATTTGGCATAAAATGATTGATGAAATTCTACTAAAATACCGTAATTGGAGCTCTGGAGTTTATAAAAATACTGCAGTTATTGCTTATGCAACCATTTATTACTCTACAGAAAAAATTGCCAGAGCATTAGGGGAAGGATTAGCTGAAGGAGGAGTTAATGTAACATACCACAGACTAGATGCATCCACCTTAAATATTGTAGTTAGAGATATTTTAGATGCAAAGTATGTAATAATCGGTTCTCCAACAATAAATACAAATGTCCATCCAAAAGTTGGAATGTTATTGACATATATAGAGGGATTGAAACCATATAATAAAAAGATTGGTGTAGCATTTGGCTCTTATGGATGGGAAGAATATGCCACTAAAAAAATAAATGAGTTTTTTGAAAAGTTGGGGTTTAAAGTTATTAGTGGTAAGATACTAACACGTAGATTTGCTCCTGGTGAAAATGACCTTAGAAAAATTAAAGAATTTGGTAAAAAATTGGCAAAAATTAAATTGGATAAATTTCTTTGA
- a CDS encoding universal stress protein, translated as MYKKIVIPTDGSDVSIEAAKHAVNIAKKFDSEVYAIYVVDVSPFVGLPAEGSWEMISELLKEEGHEALKKVKKLAEEYGVEVHTEMLEGIPAKEIVEFAEKKKADLIVMGTTGKTGLERILLGSVAERVIKNAHCPVLVVKKPKKE; from the coding sequence TTGTATAAAAAAATAGTTATCCCAACTGATGGTTCAGATGTCTCAATTGAAGCTGCAAAGCATGCAGTTAATATAGCGAAGAAATTTGATTCTGAAGTTTATGCAATATACGTTGTTGATGTCTCTCCATTTGTTGGATTACCTGCAGAAGGTAGCTGGGAAATGATTAGTGAGCTGTTAAAAGAGGAGGGGCATGAAGCTTTAAAAAAGGTCAAAAAATTAGCTGAAGAGTATGGAGTTGAAGTTCATACAGAAATGTTGGAAGGAATTCCTGCAAAAGAGATTGTTGAATTTGCTGAAAAGAAAAAAGCAGATTTAATTGTCATGGGAACTACCGGGAAAACTGGATTAGAAAGGATATTATTAGGTAGTGTTGCTGAAAGAGTTATTAAAAATGCACACTGCCCAGTTTTAGTTGTTAAAAAACCAAAAAAAGAATAA
- a CDS encoding NAD(P)/FAD-dependent oxidoreductase: MRELNDVYDVVVVGAGPGGSMASYASAKNGAKTLLIEKSQEIGEPVRCAEAIPSIEEFGIKPTPEFVRSVVKGGILFSPSGKKVTVTQDKAQGYIVERKIFDKYLAIRAAKEGAKVAVKTAAIGLERDGDYWNVIVEFLGEEYAIKTKVVIAADGVESNIAEYAGLEAKKKPLEICSCAEYEMVNVELLDKNMMEFYFGNEVAPGGYVWIFPKGETANVGLGVRDRKKKAIDYLEEFIENGLAKDRLKNATPVEFKVGGAPVSGPIEKTYTDGLLVVGDAAGQISPLTGGGIYLAMDCGLMAGEVASKAVKLNDWSEDVLKEYENRWKEKHYEYLMNHLTYRKILEKMSDDELDALAEALGESLDGIDLKKFVKRIITKKPSLLKYFKDLLQ, from the coding sequence ATGAGGGAGTTAAACGATGTATACGATGTAGTGGTTGTTGGAGCTGGACCTGGAGGAAGTATGGCAAGTTATGCCTCAGCAAAAAATGGGGCTAAAACACTGTTAATTGAAAAATCACAAGAAATTGGAGAGCCTGTTAGATGTGCTGAAGCTATTCCATCTATAGAAGAATTTGGAATAAAACCAACACCAGAATTTGTTAGAAGTGTTGTTAAAGGGGGAATTTTATTCTCCCCTTCTGGAAAAAAGGTTACTGTAACTCAAGATAAAGCTCAAGGCTACATAGTTGAGAGAAAAATTTTTGATAAATATTTGGCCATTAGGGCAGCTAAAGAAGGAGCTAAAGTGGCGGTGAAAACAGCAGCTATAGGTTTAGAGAGAGATGGGGATTATTGGAACGTTATAGTTGAATTTTTAGGAGAAGAGTATGCTATAAAAACCAAAGTGGTTATAGCAGCTGATGGTGTTGAGAGCAATATAGCTGAGTATGCGGGTTTAGAGGCAAAGAAAAAACCATTAGAAATTTGCTCCTGTGCTGAATATGAGATGGTGAATGTTGAATTGTTGGATAAAAATATGATGGAATTCTATTTTGGTAATGAAGTGGCTCCAGGAGGCTATGTTTGGATATTTCCTAAAGGGGAGACAGCAAACGTTGGATTAGGAGTTAGAGATAGAAAAAAGAAGGCAATTGATTATTTAGAAGAATTTATAGAAAACGGTTTGGCTAAGGATAGGTTGAAAAACGCTACTCCAGTAGAGTTTAAAGTTGGAGGAGCTCCTGTTTCTGGACCTATAGAAAAAACATACACCGATGGGCTTTTAGTTGTTGGAGATGCTGCTGGGCAGATAAGTCCATTAACTGGAGGAGGGATTTACTTAGCTATGGACTGCGGATTAATGGCTGGAGAGGTAGCAAGTAAAGCTGTAAAATTAAATGATTGGAGCGAAGATGTTTTAAAAGAATATGAAAATAGATGGAAAGAAAAACATTACGAATATTTGATGAACCATTTGACGTATAGAAAAATCTTAGAGAAAATGAGTGATGATGAGTTGGACGCTTTGGCAGAGGCTTTGGGAGAGAGTTTAGATGGCATAGATTTGAAAAAATTTGTTAAAAGAATTATAACAAAGAAACCTTCACTTTTAAAATACTTTAAGGATTTACTACAATAG
- a CDS encoding DUF483 domain-containing protein, producing the protein MLKKLLYKIEKLRSGELEGFETLKEHIKSLDEFQYHQIVERLKFQIEIVEKYKPKVRPAIDPVVSTELGIYRRLDDFEIGKLLEYPECCIKSFVEDVRIAIDRKHLKEVEDMKEELKSRGVYAIVLPSGFIPCSLKCKEAIRKGYIGYLNKEEFDKILMLENELKEKIKHWHFGYEEYYEKILL; encoded by the coding sequence ATGTTAAAAAAATTGTTATATAAGATTGAAAAGTTAAGGTCTGGAGAGTTAGAGGGATTTGAAACTCTAAAAGAGCATATAAAAAGTTTAGATGAATTTCAATACCATCAGATAGTTGAGAGGTTGAAGTTTCAAATTGAAATCGTTGAGAAGTATAAACCAAAAGTTAGACCAGCCATAGACCCTGTTGTATCTACAGAACTTGGAATTTATAGAAGATTGGATGATTTTGAGATCGGAAAACTTTTAGAGTACCCTGAATGTTGCATAAAATCTTTTGTTGAAGATGTTAGAATAGCAATAGATAGGAAACATTTAAAAGAAGTTGAAGATATGAAAGAAGAGTTAAAAAGCAGGGGAGTTTATGCCATAGTTCTACCGTCTGGTTTTATCCCTTGTAGTTTAAAATGTAAAGAGGCAATAAGAAAAGGATATATTGGATATTTAAATAAAGAAGAATTTGATAAAATATTGATGCTTGAAAATGAGTTAAAAGAAAAAATTAAACATTGGCACTTTGGTTATGAGGAATATTATGAGAAAATTCTACTATGA
- a CDS encoding homoserine kinase, whose amino-acid sequence MKVKVKAPCTSANLGVGFDVFGLCLKEPYDVVEVEALDDKEIVIEVDDKNIPTDPDKNVAGIVAKKMLDDFNIDKGVKIKIKKGVKAGSGLGSSAASSAGTAFAINELFKLNLDKLKLVDYASYGELASSGAKHADNVAPAIFGDFTMVTNYNPLEVLHIPINFKIDILIATPNISINTKEAREILPKKVDLKDLINNVGKACGMVYALYNKDKSLFGRYMMTDNIIEPVRGKLIPNYFKVKEEVKNKVYGITISGSGPSIIAFPKEEFIDEVEEILRDYYGNTIRTEVGKGVELIA is encoded by the coding sequence ATGAAAGTTAAGGTAAAAGCTCCTTGTACATCTGCAAATTTAGGTGTAGGGTTTGATGTATTTGGGTTGTGTTTAAAAGAGCCTTACGATGTAGTTGAAGTTGAAGCATTGGATGATAAAGAAATTGTTATTGAAGTAGATGATAAAAACATCCCCACAGACCCGGATAAAAACGTTGCAGGAATTGTAGCAAAGAAGATGTTAGATGACTTTAATATTGATAAAGGGGTTAAAATTAAGATAAAAAAAGGTGTTAAAGCAGGTAGTGGGTTGGGTAGCTCTGCAGCATCATCAGCAGGAACAGCCTTTGCAATAAATGAATTGTTTAAATTAAATTTAGATAAATTAAAGCTTGTAGATTACGCTTCCTACGGAGAACTTGCATCCTCTGGAGCAAAGCATGCAGATAACGTAGCTCCAGCAATATTTGGAGATTTCACAATGGTAACAAACTATAATCCATTAGAGGTTTTACATATACCAATAAACTTTAAGATAGATATTTTAATAGCAACCCCCAACATATCAATAAACACAAAAGAAGCCAGGGAGATACTGCCAAAAAAAGTTGATTTAAAGGATTTGATAAATAATGTAGGAAAGGCTTGTGGAATGGTTTATGCATTATATAACAAAGATAAATCCTTATTTGGAAGATACATGATGACTGACAATATTATAGAGCCGGTTAGAGGAAAATTAATCCCAAACTATTTTAAAGTTAAGGAAGAAGTTAAAAATAAGGTTTATGGAATTACAATAAGTGGTTCAGGCCCTTCAATTATTGCATTTCCAAAAGAAGAGTTTATTGATGAAGTTGAAGAAATTTTAAGAGATTACTATGGAAATACAATAAGGACAGAGGTTGGGAAGGGCGTAGAATTAATTGCTTAA
- a CDS encoding 4Fe-4S binding protein: protein MVKINYKKCGYCGACVGVCENLAINLIEHIIVIDEKKCNNCKLCTIVCPLNALEGE from the coding sequence ATGGTAAAAATAAATTACAAAAAATGCGGGTATTGTGGAGCATGTGTTGGAGTTTGTGAAAATTTGGCTATAAATTTGATAGAGCATATTATAGTCATTGATGAAAAAAAATGTAATAATTGTAAGTTATGCACAATAGTATGCCCATTAAATGCATTAGAGGGGGAATAA
- a CDS encoding potassium channel family protein encodes MYIIIAGIGRIGYTLAKSLSEKGHDIVLIDIDKNVCKKASAEIDALVINGDCTKTKTLEDAGIEDADMYIAVTGKEEVNLMSSLLAKSYGINKTIARISEIEYKDVFERLGIDVVISPELIAANYIEKLIERPGILDLTIVGRGEAEILEFIIPEKSKIVNKKIKELGRPKDYLIIAIYEGDEIKIPSGDTELKAGDRVLVLVKKDAADTIRKMFLEGN; translated from the coding sequence ATGTATATCATAATAGCTGGGATTGGCAGGATTGGATACACTTTAGCCAAATCTCTGTCTGAAAAGGGGCATGATATTGTTTTAATAGATATAGATAAAAATGTCTGTAAAAAAGCCTCTGCAGAGATTGATGCGTTGGTTATAAATGGAGATTGCACAAAAACGAAAACTTTAGAAGATGCAGGAATAGAAGATGCAGATATGTATATTGCAGTTACTGGAAAGGAAGAAGTTAATTTAATGAGCTCATTGTTGGCAAAGAGTTATGGAATTAATAAAACTATTGCGAGAATTTCTGAAATAGAGTATAAAGATGTTTTTGAAAGGTTAGGGATTGATGTTGTTATCTCCCCAGAGTTAATAGCTGCAAACTACATAGAAAAATTGATAGAAAGGCCGGGAATATTAGATTTAACCATTGTTGGTAGAGGGGAAGCTGAGATATTAGAATTTATAATCCCAGAAAAATCTAAGATAGTCAATAAAAAGATTAAAGAGCTTGGTAGGCCGAAAGATTATTTAATAATCGCCATTTATGAAGGAGATGAAATAAAGATTCCGAGTGGAGACACTGAACTAAAAGCTGGAGATAGAGTTTTAGTTTTAGTTAAAAAGGATGCCGCTGATACTATAAGAAAGATGTTTTTAGAAGGAAATTAG